The Pseudomonas extremaustralis genome contains a region encoding:
- a CDS encoding HoxV, with protein MTATATLTRLGGSLRVRPGQQPALVGGRPALAATLLRGQPPQTAAHHLPLLYSLCGQAHRLTAELAVHTALHGETPIDPEARRMLEAETRREHVRRMLLEWPRLLGNPSMRPDLSQLHAWEHTPQQAMQAWLGEPLAHWLEQWHADPFSALDAWSQRSDHWLAHALADCRDDAHALQLPVRALSLAGNTQALRVVAEQLRDASDFALHPLVEGLPCETGSWTREREADPQRYASVWLRLGARLAELARLSLPQPTGLAFGALALGPDEALAWSETSRGLLLHRVCLERMNAGVLISDYQVIAPTEWNLHPHGTLAQGLAKMSAGDSRTRRRAELLIAAFDPCIGFTLELEAAPSEEIIHA; from the coding sequence ATGACCGCCACGGCAACCCTGACGCGGCTCGGCGGATCCTTGCGGGTGCGTCCAGGTCAGCAGCCCGCCCTTGTCGGCGGGCGTCCGGCGTTGGCTGCGACCTTGTTGCGCGGCCAGCCGCCACAGACCGCTGCGCATCACTTGCCGTTGCTCTACAGCCTGTGCGGGCAAGCGCATCGCTTGACCGCAGAGTTGGCCGTCCACACCGCATTGCACGGCGAAACGCCCATCGACCCGGAGGCCCGGCGCATGCTGGAGGCCGAAACCCGCCGCGAACATGTGCGACGTATGCTGCTCGAATGGCCGCGGCTGCTGGGTAACCCGTCGATGCGCCCCGATCTCAGCCAATTGCATGCCTGGGAGCACACCCCGCAACAGGCGATGCAGGCCTGGCTGGGTGAACCACTGGCGCACTGGCTTGAACAATGGCACGCCGACCCGTTCAGCGCGCTCGATGCCTGGAGCCAGCGCAGCGATCACTGGCTGGCGCACGCCCTGGCCGACTGCCGCGATGATGCTCACGCCCTGCAACTGCCGGTGCGAGCCTTGTCACTGGCCGGCAACACTCAGGCGCTGCGCGTAGTGGCCGAACAATTGCGAGATGCCAGCGATTTCGCGTTGCATCCGCTGGTCGAGGGACTACCCTGTGAGACGGGCAGCTGGACCCGCGAGCGCGAGGCCGACCCACAACGTTACGCCAGCGTCTGGCTGCGCCTGGGGGCGCGTCTGGCCGAGCTGGCGCGGCTGTCGCTGCCACAGCCCACTGGCCTGGCATTCGGTGCCTTGGCGCTGGGGCCCGATGAGGCGTTGGCCTGGAGCGAAACGTCGCGCGGCCTGTTGCTGCACCGGGTTTGTCTGGAGCGAATGAATGCCGGTGTGTTGATCAGCGATTATCAGGTCATCGCGCCGACCGAATGGAACCTTCATCCCCACGGCACGTTGGCCCAGGGCTTGGCGAAGATGTCAGCCGGCGATTCGCGCACCCGACGTCGCGCCGAACTGTTGATCGCGGCGTTCGACCCGTGCATCGGCTTCACCCTCGAACTTGAAGCAGCACCGAGCGAGGAGATTATTCATGCATGA
- a CDS encoding hydrogenase maturation nickel metallochaperone HypA/HybF yields MHEVSLAGGILSAVEAAAKRDPFVRVSRLRLEAGQLAGVEVEALRFALEALAPGTLLAGAHIDIEQPPGQAWCLDCAISVALIERGAGCPQCGGFWLQPTGGTELRILDLQVEDH; encoded by the coding sequence ATGCATGAAGTGAGTCTGGCGGGCGGCATTCTCAGTGCCGTCGAAGCGGCGGCCAAGCGTGATCCGTTCGTACGGGTCAGCCGCCTGCGCCTGGAAGCCGGCCAGTTGGCCGGCGTTGAAGTCGAGGCGCTGCGTTTCGCCCTCGAAGCACTGGCGCCAGGCACCTTGCTGGCCGGTGCGCACATCGATATTGAACAACCCCCGGGCCAGGCTTGGTGCCTGGATTGCGCCATCAGCGTGGCGCTGATCGAGCGCGGCGCCGGCTGCCCGCAGTGCGGCGGCTTCTGGCTGCAACCCACCGGCGGGACTGAATTGCGCATCCTCGACCTGCAGGTCGAGGATCATTAA
- the hypB gene encoding hydrogenase nickel incorporation protein HypB: protein MCVVCGCGTGHSHDKTEAPATDSDVRVDATGDLHYGTGQARVSVPGMSQARTIRLEQDILGENDRHAARNRENFTAHGILALNLVSSPGSGKTTLLCSTLMALRQRRADLPLAVIEGDQQTRHDAERIRETGVPAIQINTGKGCHLDARMITEAYSRLPLHEALHAAGHAHQPHVHSPVEQQPHAHVHTQQHQHSHPVHDASEPAGILFIENVGNLVCPALWDLGEAGKVAILSVTEGEDKPLKYPDMFAAARLMILNKIDLLPHLDFDVQRCLDYARQVNPQIQIIQLSARDGTGLDAWLDWLLAGAPEVDRRAARIAELEAELARLKGQVEAPHA from the coding sequence ATGTGCGTCGTCTGCGGTTGCGGAACCGGGCATTCACACGACAAGACCGAAGCGCCAGCCACCGATAGCGATGTGCGGGTCGACGCTACCGGCGACCTGCACTACGGCACCGGCCAAGCGCGGGTTTCAGTGCCCGGCATGAGCCAGGCCCGCACCATCCGCCTGGAGCAAGACATCCTCGGCGAAAACGACCGGCACGCCGCACGCAACCGGGAAAACTTCACCGCCCACGGCATACTGGCCCTGAATCTGGTGTCCAGCCCCGGTTCCGGCAAGACCACCCTGTTGTGCAGCACCCTCATGGCCCTGCGTCAACGTCGCGCCGACTTGCCGCTGGCGGTGATCGAGGGCGATCAGCAAACCCGTCACGACGCCGAACGCATCCGCGAAACCGGCGTACCCGCGATCCAGATCAACACCGGCAAAGGCTGCCACCTCGATGCGCGGATGATCACCGAAGCGTACAGCCGCCTGCCGCTGCATGAAGCGTTGCATGCCGCCGGTCACGCCCATCAGCCCCATGTGCACAGCCCCGTCGAGCAGCAGCCTCACGCCCACGTTCACACTCAACAGCATCAACACAGCCACCCCGTCCATGACGCCAGCGAACCGGCCGGCATCCTGTTCATCGAGAACGTCGGCAATCTGGTCTGCCCCGCGCTATGGGATTTGGGCGAGGCGGGCAAAGTGGCGATCCTGTCGGTGACCGAGGGCGAAGACAAACCCCTCAAGTACCCGGACATGTTCGCCGCCGCGCGCCTGATGATCCTCAACAAGATCGACCTGTTGCCGCACTTGGATTTCGACGTGCAGCGCTGCCTGGACTACGCGCGACAGGTCAACCCGCAGATCCAGATCATCCAGCTCAGCGCCCGCGACGGCACCGGGCTGGATGCCTGGCTCGACTGGTTGCTGGCCGGCGCGCCCGAGGTTGATCGACGCGCCGCGCGCATCGCCGAACTGGAAGCCGAACTGGCCCGCCTCAAAGGTCAGGTGGAGGCCCCGCATGCGTAG
- a CDS encoding Kae1-like domain-containing protein — protein sequence MRSEKLPGAAVWPPVLACGAWLKNTACLLQGDQVLWSPLHGDLGDPQSCLELEASLDALLACAEVTPQAIAHDLHPDFYSSQLAVTLAEKLKVPAVAVQHHHAHIAALMAEHGLDGPVLGLALDGVGLGSDGAAWGGELLWVASDAWRRLGHLLPLPLTGGDVAAREPWRLAAAALHLLGRDAEILTRLGPLVGEQSAQTVAHMLARNLNCPLSSGAGRWFDAAAGILGISVRQQFEAEAAIALERLAAEYLAVHAEPAIDGLWHIRADGVLDLQRLLTRLFELADSGRGAEGAALFHLTLAAALADWIERQSTTLPVLLGGGCFANRLLSARLTQRLTAMGLAVFSAQAVSCGDAGLALGQAWVAAHWRDPQRQPALPLEEPQACA from the coding sequence ATGCGTAGCGAAAAACTGCCCGGCGCGGCGGTCTGGCCGCCGGTGCTGGCCTGTGGCGCATGGCTGAAGAACACCGCCTGCCTGTTGCAAGGCGATCAGGTGCTGTGGTCGCCGCTGCACGGTGACTTGGGCGACCCGCAAAGCTGCCTGGAGCTGGAAGCGTCGTTGGATGCGCTGTTGGCGTGTGCTGAAGTCACGCCCCAGGCCATCGCCCACGACCTGCACCCGGATTTCTACAGCTCGCAACTGGCGGTGACGCTGGCGGAAAAACTCAAGGTGCCCGCCGTGGCGGTGCAGCATCACCACGCGCACATTGCCGCGCTGATGGCCGAACATGGCCTCGACGGGCCGGTACTCGGCCTGGCGCTGGACGGTGTGGGCCTTGGCAGCGACGGCGCAGCCTGGGGCGGCGAGTTGCTGTGGGTGGCCAGCGATGCCTGGCGCCGACTCGGCCATTTGTTGCCGCTGCCGCTGACCGGCGGCGATGTGGCTGCCCGTGAACCCTGGCGCCTGGCCGCTGCGGCATTGCACCTGCTGGGGCGCGACGCTGAAATCCTCACCCGGCTCGGGCCGTTGGTCGGCGAACAAAGCGCCCAGACGGTCGCGCACATGCTCGCGCGCAATCTCAACTGCCCGCTGAGCAGCGGTGCCGGACGCTGGTTCGACGCCGCTGCCGGGATTCTCGGCATCAGTGTCCGTCAACAATTCGAGGCCGAAGCCGCCATTGCCCTGGAGCGTCTGGCCGCTGAATACCTGGCGGTCCATGCCGAGCCAGCCATCGACGGCCTGTGGCATATCCGCGCCGACGGTGTGCTCGATCTGCAACGGCTGCTGACCCGTTTGTTCGAACTCGCCGACAGCGGGCGCGGCGCGGAAGGTGCGGCCCTGTTTCACCTGACGCTGGCCGCCGCGCTCGCCGACTGGATCGAGCGCCAGTCCACCACGCTGCCGGTGCTGCTCGGGGGCGGTTGCTTCGCCAACCGCCTGCTCAGTGCCCGGCTCACGCAACGATTGACCGCCATGGGCCTGGCGGTTTTCAGCGCGCAGGCCGTGTCGTGCGGCGATGCCGGGCTGGCCCTCGGCCAAGCCTGGGTTGCCGCGCACTGGCGTGACCCGCAGCGCCAACCCGCTCTGCCATTGGAGGAACCTCAAGCATGTGCCTAG
- a CDS encoding HypC/HybG/HupF family hydrogenase formation chaperone, producing the protein MCLAIPARVIELRDGGNALVDLGGIRKEISLALVPHAQIDDYVIVHVGYALGLIDPEEAQRTLAMFEELDRLQPEAL; encoded by the coding sequence ATGTGCCTAGCCATTCCCGCCCGCGTGATCGAATTGCGCGACGGCGGTAACGCACTCGTCGACTTGGGCGGTATCCGCAAGGAAATCTCCCTAGCGCTGGTGCCGCACGCCCAGATCGACGACTACGTGATCGTCCATGTCGGTTATGCCCTTGGCCTGATCGACCCCGAAGAAGCCCAGCGCACCCTGGCAATGTTCGAAGAGCTGGACCGCCTGCAACCGGAAGCCCTATGA
- the hypD gene encoding hydrogenase formation protein HypD, whose product MKYIDEYRDGELAQRIAERIRAEVQPERQYRFMEFCGGHTHAISRYGVSDLLPANVRMIHGPGCPVCVLPIGRIDLAVKLALEHGAILCSYGDTLRVPASGGLSLQRAKAQGADIRMIYSPSDALKIAEANPEREVVFLAIGFETTTPPTALVIRDAAARGLKNFSVLCCHVLTPAAIEHILAAPEQDAAAVELDGFVGPAHVSIIIGSEPYAEFARQYRKPVVIAGFEPLDVMQAILMLVRQVNDGRAEVENEFVRAVGRNGNSAALTLMDEIFELRESFEWRGLGEVPLSALRIRPAFAAFDAEKRFDLHYRAVADNKACECGPILRGQKKPTDCRLFGSVCTPENPMGSCMVSNEGACAAHYAYGRYKDIEVVAV is encoded by the coding sequence ATGAAGTACATCGATGAATACCGCGACGGCGAACTGGCACAACGTATTGCCGAACGCATCCGCGCTGAAGTCCAGCCTGAACGCCAATACCGTTTCATGGAGTTCTGTGGCGGCCATACCCACGCGATTTCGCGTTATGGCGTGAGCGATTTACTGCCCGCCAATGTGCGCATGATCCACGGTCCCGGCTGCCCGGTGTGTGTCTTGCCGATCGGGCGTATCGACCTGGCGGTGAAGCTGGCGCTGGAGCACGGGGCGATCCTGTGCAGCTACGGCGATACCCTGCGCGTGCCGGCATCCGGTGGCTTGTCGCTGCAGCGCGCCAAGGCCCAGGGCGCGGACATCCGCATGATCTACTCGCCCAGCGATGCGCTGAAAATCGCCGAAGCCAACCCCGAGCGTGAGGTGGTGTTCCTGGCCATCGGTTTCGAAACCACCACGCCGCCGACCGCGTTGGTGATCCGCGACGCGGCCGCCCGTGGCCTGAAAAACTTCAGCGTGCTGTGCTGCCATGTCCTGACCCCGGCGGCCATCGAGCATATCCTTGCCGCCCCCGAGCAAGATGCGGCGGCAGTGGAGCTGGACGGCTTTGTCGGCCCGGCCCATGTGAGCATCATCATTGGCTCCGAACCCTACGCCGAGTTCGCGCGCCAATACCGCAAGCCGGTGGTGATTGCCGGGTTTGAACCGCTGGACGTCATGCAGGCGATTCTGATGCTGGTGCGCCAGGTCAACGACGGGCGCGCCGAGGTCGAAAACGAGTTCGTCCGCGCCGTGGGCCGCAACGGCAACAGCGCCGCCCTGACATTGATGGACGAGATCTTCGAACTGCGTGAAAGCTTCGAATGGCGCGGGCTTGGCGAGGTGCCGTTGAGCGCGTTGCGCATCCGCCCGGCATTCGCCGCCTTCGATGCCGAAAAACGCTTCGACCTGCATTACCGCGCCGTGGCCGACAACAAAGCCTGCGAATGCGGACCGATCCTGCGCGGGCAGAAAAAGCCCACCGACTGCCGCCTGTTCGGCAGCGTCTGCACCCCGGAAAACCCCATGGGTTCGTGTATGGTCTCCAACGAAGGCGCCTGCGCCGCTCACTATGCCTATGGGCGCTATAAAGACATCGAGGTGGTTGCAGTATGA
- the hypE gene encoding hydrogenase expression/formation protein HypE, whose translation MSGGSPVKRGYVRPLNFRDGVVDMGHGAGGRASAQLIEELFVAAFDNPWLRQGNDGAAFSPELKPGERMVMATDAHVVSPLFFPGGDIGSLSVHGTLNDVAMGGARPLYLSASFIIEEGFALADLKRIVESMGRASREAGVPIITGDTKVVERGSGDGVFISTTGIGIIPKGVDTGGHRARPGDAILVSGSIGEHGVAIMSKREGLTFETEILSDSAALHGLVAQMLAVAPGLRVLRDPTRGGLATTLNEIAGQSGVGMLLDEAAILVQPQVEAACELLGLDPLYIANEGKLIAICAEDDAQPLLDCMRRHPLGEQAVRIGTVLEDAHGFVQMQTRFGGRRVVDWLSGEQLPRIC comes from the coding sequence ATGAGCGGCGGTTCTCCCGTAAAACGCGGTTATGTCCGCCCCCTCAATTTTCGCGACGGCGTGGTCGATATGGGCCACGGTGCTGGCGGCCGTGCTTCGGCGCAATTGATTGAAGAGCTGTTCGTGGCGGCGTTCGACAACCCGTGGTTGCGTCAGGGCAACGATGGCGCCGCCTTCAGCCCGGAACTCAAACCTGGCGAACGCATGGTCATGGCCACCGACGCCCATGTGGTGTCGCCGCTGTTTTTTCCCGGTGGCGACATTGGCAGCTTGTCCGTGCATGGCACCCTCAACGACGTCGCCATGGGCGGCGCCCGCCCGCTTTATCTCTCCGCCAGTTTCATCATTGAGGAAGGCTTTGCCCTGGCCGATCTCAAGCGCATCGTCGAGTCGATGGGCCGCGCGTCCCGTGAAGCTGGCGTACCGATCATCACCGGCGACACCAAAGTGGTGGAGCGGGGCAGTGGCGACGGTGTGTTCATCAGCACCACCGGCATCGGCATTATCCCCAAGGGGGTCGACACCGGCGGGCATCGCGCACGCCCTGGCGATGCGATCCTGGTGTCCGGCAGCATCGGCGAACACGGCGTGGCGATCATGTCCAAGCGAGAAGGGTTGACGTTCGAGACCGAAATCCTCTCTGACAGTGCCGCCCTGCATGGCTTGGTGGCGCAGATGCTCGCGGTCGCTCCCGGCCTGCGCGTACTGCGCGACCCGACCCGAGGCGGCTTGGCGACCACCCTGAACGAAATTGCCGGCCAGTCCGGCGTCGGCATGCTGTTGGACGAAGCGGCGATTCTCGTGCAGCCCCAGGTCGAAGCCGCCTGCGAACTGTTGGGCCTGGACCCGCTTTACATCGCCAACGAGGGAAAACTGATCGCCATCTGCGCCGAAGACGACGCCCAGCCGCTGCTCGACTGCATGCGCCGCCACCCATTGGGCGAACAGGCGGTGCGTATCGGCACGGTCCTCGAGGACGCCCACGGTTTCGTGCAGATGCAGACCCGATTCGGCGGACGCAGGGTGGTTGACTGGTTGTCCGGCGAACAACTGCCGAGAATCTGCTGA
- a CDS encoding 2,3-butanediol dehydrogenase: MRAAVWHGRNDIRVEDVPLPVSPPAGWVQIRVQWCGICGSDLHEYVAGPVFIPVDAPHPLTGIKGQCILGHEFCGEIVELGAGVQGFSVGEPVAADACQHCGTCYYCTHGLYNICENLAFTGLMNNGAFAELVNVPANLLYKLPANFPAEAGALIEPLAVGMHAVKKAGSLLGQNVVVVGAGTIGLCTIMCAKAAGAAQVIALEMSGARKAKAHEVGATHVLDPNQCDVLAEVRRLTGGLGADVSFECIGNKHTAKLAIDLIRKAGKCVLVGIFEEPSEFNFFELVSTEKQVLGALAYNGEFADVIAFIADGRLDITPLVTGRIQLEQIVGQGFEELVKNKEHNVKIIVSPARV, encoded by the coding sequence ATGCGTGCCGCTGTCTGGCACGGCCGTAACGATATTCGTGTCGAAGATGTTCCGTTGCCGGTTTCGCCACCCGCTGGTTGGGTGCAGATCCGCGTGCAGTGGTGCGGCATCTGCGGCTCCGATTTGCATGAGTACGTGGCTGGGCCGGTATTCATCCCGGTTGATGCGCCGCATCCGCTGACCGGGATAAAGGGCCAATGCATTCTGGGTCATGAGTTTTGTGGCGAGATCGTCGAACTCGGCGCCGGCGTGCAGGGTTTCAGCGTCGGCGAACCGGTGGCGGCCGATGCATGCCAGCATTGCGGCACGTGCTACTACTGCACCCACGGGCTGTACAACATTTGCGAGAACCTGGCCTTCACCGGGCTGATGAACAACGGTGCCTTCGCCGAACTGGTCAACGTGCCCGCCAACCTGCTGTACAAGTTACCGGCGAACTTTCCGGCGGAGGCTGGGGCGCTGATCGAGCCGTTGGCGGTGGGCATGCACGCGGTGAAAAAAGCCGGCAGCCTGCTCGGGCAAAACGTGGTGGTGGTCGGCGCGGGCACCATTGGCCTGTGCACCATCATGTGCGCCAAGGCGGCGGGCGCGGCGCAGGTGATCGCGCTGGAAATGTCCGGCGCGCGCAAAGCCAAGGCCCATGAAGTGGGGGCGACCCATGTGCTCGATCCCAATCAATGCGATGTGCTGGCCGAGGTGCGCCGCCTGACGGGCGGGCTCGGCGCGGATGTCAGTTTCGAATGCATCGGTAACAAACACACGGCCAAGCTCGCGATCGACCTGATCCGCAAGGCCGGCAAGTGCGTACTGGTGGGCATTTTCGAGGAGCCCAGCGAGTTCAACTTCTTCGAGTTGGTGTCGACGGAAAAACAGGTACTCGGCGCGCTGGCCTACAACGGCGAATTCGCTGACGTGATCGCGTTTATCGCCGATGGACGGCTGGACATCACGCCGCTGGTGACGGGGCGCATTCAGTTGGAACAGATCGTGGGGCAGGGCTTCGAGGAACTGGTCAAAAACAAGGAGCACAACGTGAAAATTATCGTGTCACCCGCTCGAGTCTGA
- a CDS encoding ShlB/FhaC/HecB family hemolysin secretion/activation protein has product MWRSVHRTWLCLLSAFFCLGFAGTAQGATPQDTPGVTDLIRDRQDRLLEEQQRRLDELKDLPGKAAAPAKPAAPADTRCFAIKTIELTGADALSEGERASLLKPFIGQCLGVPQLNELLKVITDCYLAKGLVTSRAYLPQQDLSSGNLKVQVVEGRLEGMKGAEGSGITDRQLFMSFPGKPGDLLNLREIEQMVDQLNRLPSNQAQMELAPGKEVGGSEVLVKNTPQKPWRVGLSRHNGGQRATGEQQWGASLDWDNPLGLADQLSLRGGHDAVSDHQKTSRNSTLDYSVPFGWWTLNYSYSETEYRSLAQASGFNFKQSGDSQNHQLRLERVIHRDALSKTSLSTGVAYLRTNNFIEDSKLALSSNRLSEAQFGINHGRRIGGSFLNIDLGVQDGIGAFDAQANHNPGPGQADARYRKYTATVSYLYPFKLWGESFSFSSLMTGQRSEDVLFSPQRMSLGGQSSIRGYKDQSLSGDSGGYWRNDLRWSRPVTWAWMQPVFSEYGTSLGYDQGVIRHGRYNAEQHGRMTSNSVELFAHGQNVAATVTFAHSLERPGPITEREAPIYFRLDFFL; this is encoded by the coding sequence ATGTGGCGTTCGGTACACCGGACCTGGCTCTGCCTGCTGTCCGCTTTTTTTTGCCTGGGATTCGCCGGCACGGCTCAAGGCGCGACGCCGCAGGACACGCCAGGCGTCACCGACCTGATCCGCGATCGCCAGGATCGCCTGCTCGAGGAGCAACAACGCCGCCTCGACGAACTCAAGGACCTGCCCGGCAAAGCCGCCGCTCCCGCCAAGCCGGCGGCGCCCGCTGACACCCGTTGCTTCGCCATCAAAACCATCGAACTCACCGGCGCCGACGCACTGTCCGAAGGCGAGCGCGCCAGTCTGCTCAAACCCTTCATCGGCCAATGCCTCGGCGTGCCGCAGCTCAATGAATTACTCAAGGTCATCACCGACTGCTACCTGGCCAAAGGCTTGGTCACCAGCCGCGCGTACCTGCCACAGCAAGATCTTTCCAGCGGCAATCTCAAAGTGCAGGTGGTGGAAGGGCGTCTGGAAGGCATGAAGGGCGCCGAAGGCAGCGGCATCACCGACCGCCAGCTGTTTATGAGCTTCCCAGGCAAACCAGGCGACCTACTCAACCTGCGCGAGATCGAGCAGATGGTCGACCAACTGAACCGCCTGCCATCGAACCAGGCGCAGATGGAATTGGCCCCCGGCAAAGAAGTGGGCGGCAGCGAAGTGCTGGTGAAAAACACCCCGCAGAAACCCTGGCGCGTCGGCCTGTCGCGCCACAACGGCGGCCAACGGGCCACTGGCGAGCAGCAGTGGGGCGCCAGCCTGGATTGGGATAACCCGCTGGGTCTGGCGGACCAATTGTCGCTACGTGGCGGCCACGATGCGGTCAGCGACCACCAGAAAACCTCACGCAATTCGACGCTCGATTACAGCGTGCCGTTCGGCTGGTGGACCCTCAATTACAGCTACAGCGAAACCGAATACCGCTCGCTCGCCCAGGCCAGTGGCTTCAATTTCAAGCAGTCGGGCGACAGCCAAAACCACCAATTGCGCTTGGAGCGCGTGATTCACCGCGACGCCCTGAGCAAAACCTCCCTCAGCACCGGCGTGGCTTACCTGCGCACCAACAACTTCATCGAAGACAGCAAGCTCGCCCTGAGCAGCAACCGCCTCAGCGAAGCCCAGTTTGGCATCAACCATGGCCGACGCATTGGCGGTTCGTTCCTCAACATCGACCTGGGCGTGCAGGACGGCATTGGCGCGTTCGACGCCCAGGCCAACCACAACCCGGGCCCCGGCCAGGCCGATGCGCGCTACCGCAAATACACCGCGACCGTGAGCTACCTGTACCCCTTCAAGCTGTGGGGCGAGTCGTTCAGTTTCAGCAGCCTGATGACCGGCCAGCGCAGCGAAGACGTGCTGTTCAGCCCGCAGCGCATGAGCCTGGGCGGGCAGTCATCGATTCGCGGTTACAAGGATCAAAGCCTGTCTGGCGACAGCGGCGGCTACTGGCGCAACGACCTGCGCTGGAGCCGCCCGGTGACCTGGGCCTGGATGCAGCCGGTATTCAGCGAATACGGCACCAGCCTCGGCTACGACCAGGGCGTGATTCGCCACGGCCGCTACAACGCCGAACAGCACGGGCGCATGACCAGCAACTCGGTGGAGTTGTTTGCCCACGGCCAGAACGTCGCCGCCACGGTGACCTTTGCACACTCTTTGGAACGCCCGGGGCCGATCACTGAACGTGAAGCGCCGATCTATTTCCGCCTGGATTTCTTTCTTTAA